A window of Armatimonadota bacterium contains these coding sequences:
- the gnd gene encoding decarboxylating 6-phosphogluconate dehydrogenase, with amino-acid sequence VVWLMLPTGAPTTQMLDALLPLLQPDDLVVDGANAHYRDSQRRARELAARGLRFVDAGVSGGVWGRELGYCLMVGGAPEDVQRLEPVLRTLAPRDGYAHVGPPGAGHFVKMVHNAIEYGMLQAIGEGFELLHASEFPLDLRQIAHLWNQGSVVRSWLMELAERAFAADPGLDGIRGYVEDTGYGRWTVQDAVERAVPVPAIALALFARFRSRQEDSFSARVVAALRRQFGGHAVHQA; translated from the coding sequence GTGGTCTGGCTGATGCTGCCCACCGGGGCGCCCACCACCCAGATGCTCGACGCCCTCCTCCCCCTGCTCCAGCCCGACGACCTGGTGGTGGACGGCGCCAACGCCCACTACCGGGACTCCCAGCGCCGCGCCCGGGAGCTGGCCGCCCGGGGGCTGCGCTTCGTGGACGCCGGGGTGAGCGGCGGGGTGTGGGGCCGGGAGCTGGGCTACTGCCTCATGGTGGGCGGCGCCCCGGAGGACGTGCAGCGCCTGGAGCCGGTGCTGCGGACGCTGGCGCCGCGCGACGGCTACGCCCACGTCGGCCCGCCGGGGGCGGGGCACTTCGTGAAGATGGTGCACAACGCCATCGAGTACGGGATGCTGCAGGCGATCGGCGAGGGGTTCGAGTTGCTGCACGCCTCGGAGTTCCCCCTCGACCTGCGGCAGATCGCCCACCTGTGGAACCAGGGGAGCGTGGTGCGGTCCTGGCTGATGGAGCTGGCCGAGCGCGCCTTCGCCGCCGACCCCGGCCTGGACGGGATCCGGGGGTACGTGGAGGACACCGGCTACGGGCGCTGGACGGTGCAGGACGCGGTGGAGCGCGCCGTCCCTGTACCGGCCATCGCGCTGGCCCTCTTCGCCCGCTTCCGCTCCCGCCAGGAGGACTCCTTCAGCGCGCGCGTGGTGGCGGCGCTGCGCCGGCAGTTCGGCGGCCACGCCGTCCACCAG